A genomic segment from Bosea sp. OAE506 encodes:
- a CDS encoding YfhO family protein: protein MAFICVWALLCWPWLSGAVTIPFDAKAHFQAQIQFLARALHSGQSPFWTHNVFGGSPQVADPQSLIFSPAILLALLVPSPSFRAVDAYVLAHLLAGGLALMMFFRDRNWHPAGAVLAAMVFAFGASAAWRVQHVGQIASLAFFAISFWLTARMLQRNSLLAGAFAGFAAGLMVLEPDQVALLGAYILIGMVAGHWLSGGFAAIRRSLAPIALACIVGGATIALPLLWTWLFAEATTRPAIDLVEAGRGSLHPASLLTAFFGDLFGAQDPAVEFWGPYNNPNWAKELYLSQNMGQVYFGALPLLLLIAPGLTRGWLFDRAVRPLTVLFVLMVLFALGRYTPVFDLAYDYLPGVKVFRRPADATFLVGALGALLSGYVLHRIVTAGPEISFRRDLAIGAAVVLVVAGIALGVSQGEGHLRDALRPVAIALAWFFAAACLVLMLRQPRATLGPVLATLVVAGVMAADLGANNGPNESTALPPRLYDVLRPETGNETIALLKRLTSQPAGSPRRDRVELLGLGFEWPNASLVHGLDHTLGYNPLRLADFSDAVGTRDGVASPSERKFTPLFPSYRCRLANLLGLRYIASPLPIEQVDHALRDGDLKLIARTREGYVYENPRALPRVQFVGGWEMADFDAMKQSGQWPEVDPLQAVLLEAEPPVTMPEGPVQTWADVTVLRYENTEVEIEVTSAAAGFVVLNDTYHPWWRAQVDGAEAEILKANVLFRAVQVPAGTHKVRFSFRPIEGAFAELRERVSPAPVEEGEDLLPLPPLKDEPLVAEGGTLLPSLLAGPSQQVRDSLRLGAPPPPASRDMMSSAQAH, encoded by the coding sequence ATGGCCTTCATCTGTGTCTGGGCGCTGCTGTGCTGGCCCTGGCTTTCGGGCGCGGTCACCATCCCGTTCGATGCCAAGGCCCATTTCCAGGCGCAAATCCAGTTCCTCGCGCGGGCGCTCCATTCGGGCCAGTCCCCGTTCTGGACGCATAACGTCTTCGGCGGCTCGCCGCAGGTCGCAGACCCGCAGTCGCTGATCTTCTCTCCCGCCATCCTGCTGGCGCTGCTCGTTCCCTCGCCGAGCTTCCGCGCCGTCGATGCCTATGTGCTCGCCCATCTGCTGGCGGGCGGGCTCGCCCTGATGATGTTCTTCCGCGACCGCAACTGGCATCCCGCCGGGGCGGTGCTGGCGGCGATGGTCTTCGCCTTCGGCGCCTCGGCGGCGTGGCGCGTCCAGCATGTCGGCCAGATCGCCAGCCTCGCCTTCTTCGCCATCTCCTTCTGGCTGACGGCGCGCATGCTGCAGCGAAACTCGCTGCTGGCTGGTGCCTTCGCCGGCTTCGCCGCCGGGCTGATGGTGCTGGAGCCCGACCAGGTCGCGCTGCTCGGCGCCTATATCCTGATCGGCATGGTGGCCGGGCACTGGCTCTCGGGCGGTTTCGCTGCGATCCGCCGCAGCCTCGCGCCGATCGCGCTCGCCTGCATCGTCGGCGGCGCGACGATCGCGCTGCCGCTGCTCTGGACCTGGCTCTTCGCCGAGGCGACGACGCGCCCGGCGATCGATCTCGTCGAGGCCGGACGCGGCTCGCTGCACCCGGCCTCGCTGCTGACCGCCTTCTTCGGCGATCTCTTCGGCGCGCAGGATCCCGCGGTGGAGTTCTGGGGGCCCTACAACAATCCGAACTGGGCCAAGGAGCTCTACCTCTCCCAGAACATGGGGCAGGTCTATTTCGGCGCGCTGCCGCTTCTGCTGCTGATCGCGCCGGGGCTGACGCGCGGCTGGCTGTTCGACCGGGCGGTGCGCCCGCTGACCGTGCTCTTCGTGCTGATGGTGCTGTTTGCGCTCGGCCGCTACACGCCGGTCTTCGACCTTGCCTATGACTATCTGCCGGGCGTGAAGGTGTTCCGTCGTCCGGCTGACGCGACCTTCCTCGTCGGCGCGTTGGGCGCGCTTTTATCGGGCTATGTGCTGCACCGGATCGTCACGGCCGGGCCCGAGATCTCCTTCCGCCGCGACCTCGCCATCGGCGCGGCCGTGGTGCTGGTCGTGGCCGGTATTGCGCTGGGGGTCTCGCAGGGCGAGGGGCATCTGCGCGATGCGCTGCGTCCCGTCGCCATCGCGCTGGCCTGGTTTTTCGCGGCCGCCTGCCTGGTCCTGATGCTGCGGCAGCCGCGGGCGACGCTCGGCCCCGTGCTGGCGACGCTGGTCGTCGCCGGGGTGATGGCGGCCGATCTCGGCGCCAATAACGGCCCCAATGAATCGACCGCGCTGCCGCCGCGGCTTTATGACGTGCTGCGCCCCGAGACCGGCAACGAGACCATCGCGCTGCTGAAGCGGCTGACGTCGCAGCCGGCGGGCTCGCCGCGCCGCGACCGGGTCGAACTCCTCGGTCTCGGCTTCGAATGGCCCAATGCGAGCCTCGTCCACGGGCTCGACCACACGCTCGGCTACAACCCGCTGCGGCTGGCCGATTTCTCCGATGCGGTCGGCACGCGCGACGGCGTCGCCTCGCCGTCGGAGCGCAAGTTCACGCCGCTCTTCCCGTCCTATCGCTGCCGCCTCGCCAATCTTCTGGGTCTTCGCTACATCGCCTCGCCGCTGCCGATCGAGCAGGTCGACCACGCGCTGCGCGACGGCGATCTCAAGCTGATCGCCCGCACGCGGGAAGGCTATGTCTACGAGAACCCGCGGGCGCTGCCGCGCGTGCAGTTCGTCGGCGGCTGGGAAATGGCCGATTTCGACGCGATGAAGCAGAGCGGCCAGTGGCCGGAGGTCGATCCGCTGCAGGCCGTGCTGCTCGAGGCCGAGCCGCCGGTCACCATGCCGGAAGGTCCGGTCCAGACCTGGGCCGACGTTACGGTGCTGCGCTACGAGAACACCGAGGTCGAGATCGAGGTGACCAGCGCGGCGGCCGGCTTCGTCGTGCTGAACGACACCTATCACCCCTGGTGGCGCGCGCAGGTCGACGGCGCCGAGGCCGAGATCCTGAAGGCCAATGTCCTGTTTCGCGCCGTGCAGGTGCCGGCCGGGACGCACAAGGTGCGCTTCAGCTTCCGGCCGATCGAGGGCGCCTTTGCCGAACTGCGCGAGCGCGTCAGCCCGGCTCCGGTGGAGGAGGGCGAGGACCTGCTGCCGCTGCCGCCGCTGAAGGACGAGCCGCTGGTCGCCGAGGGCGGGACGCTGCTGCCCTCGCTGCTTGCCGGCCCTTCGCAGCAGGTGCGCGATTCGCTGCGGCTCGGCGCGCCGCCGCCGCCGGCGAGCCGTGACATGATGTCCTCGGCGCAGGCCCACTGA
- the lysM gene encoding peptidoglycan-binding protein LysM: MGLFSFIKDAGAKIFGSAKAATPDVLQKELAGHGLPSDVAISIDGDKVKVSGTAMTTEEAEKIILALGNTAGIASVESELIVSKEVPAAVFYTVKKGDTLWKIAEEHYGKGQGAKYNDIVKANTPPVKNPDLIQPGWVLRIPAQA; this comes from the coding sequence ATGGGCCTGTTCAGCTTCATCAAGGATGCCGGAGCCAAGATCTTCGGTTCGGCCAAGGCGGCGACGCCGGACGTACTGCAGAAGGAACTCGCCGGGCACGGTCTGCCCTCCGACGTCGCGATCAGCATCGATGGCGACAAGGTCAAGGTCTCGGGCACGGCGATGACCACCGAGGAGGCCGAGAAGATCATCCTCGCGCTCGGCAACACGGCCGGCATCGCCAGCGTCGAATCCGAGCTGATCGTCAGCAAGGAGGTGCCTGCGGCGGTGTTCTACACGGTGAAGAAGGGCGACACGCTCTGGAAGATCGCCGAGGAGCACTACGGCAAGGGCCAGGGCGCCAAATACAACGACATCGTCAAGGCGAACACGCCGCCGGTGAAGAACCCCGACCTGATCCAGCCCGGCTGGGTGCTGCGGATTCCGGCGCAGGCCTGA
- a CDS encoding TRAP transporter substrate-binding protein produces MTFDRRQLLTGAGATVAAPLVLRATRVNAQEVTLKMHHFLPPVAVGHARFLKPWADKVAAESNGRIKIDIFPSMQLGGTPPQLFDQARDGVADLVWTLPGYTPGRFTGLEAFELPFVANKRALVNSLALTEYAQQNLAAELKDVHPICLWTHDHGLIHANKQIKTMEDLKGLKLRFPTRLAGEALKALGANAIGMPVPQVPESLAQRVIDGAVIPWEVVPSVKVQELVKFHTEIPGSPTFYVATFILAMNKAKYEALAPDLKAIIDRNSGAAAAGIAGKVWDEQAITVSEMVRKRGNTITVIDEAEAARWRKTTEPVIEAWIKSTKDKGLDGEKLLASARAALAKHEKAA; encoded by the coding sequence ATGACGTTCGATCGCCGCCAATTGCTGACGGGTGCTGGCGCTACTGTGGCCGCCCCGCTCGTGCTGCGTGCCACCCGCGTGAATGCGCAGGAGGTGACGCTGAAGATGCACCACTTCCTGCCGCCGGTCGCGGTCGGCCATGCCCGCTTCCTCAAGCCCTGGGCCGACAAGGTCGCGGCGGAGTCCAACGGCCGCATCAAGATCGACATCTTCCCGTCGATGCAGCTTGGCGGAACGCCGCCGCAGCTCTTCGACCAGGCGCGCGACGGCGTCGCCGACCTCGTCTGGACGCTGCCGGGCTACACGCCGGGCCGCTTCACCGGGCTGGAAGCCTTCGAGCTCCCCTTCGTCGCCAACAAGCGCGCGCTGGTGAACTCGCTGGCGCTGACCGAATACGCGCAGCAGAACCTCGCCGCCGAGCTGAAGGACGTGCACCCGATCTGCCTGTGGACGCATGATCACGGGCTCATCCACGCCAACAAGCAGATCAAGACGATGGAGGACCTCAAGGGCCTCAAGCTGCGCTTCCCGACGCGCCTGGCCGGCGAGGCGCTGAAGGCGCTCGGCGCCAATGCCATCGGCATGCCGGTGCCGCAGGTGCCGGAGTCGCTGGCGCAGCGCGTGATCGACGGCGCCGTCATCCCCTGGGAAGTCGTGCCCTCGGTCAAGGTGCAGGAGCTGGTGAAGTTCCACACTGAGATCCCGGGCTCGCCGACTTTCTATGTCGCGACCTTCATCCTCGCGATGAACAAGGCGAAGTACGAGGCGCTCGCTCCGGACCTGAAAGCGATCATCGATCGCAATTCCGGCGCCGCTGCGGCCGGCATAGCGGGCAAGGTCTGGGACGAGCAGGCCATCACCGTCTCCGAGATGGTGCGCAAGCGCGGCAACACCATCACCGTCATCGATGAGGCGGAAGCCGCACGCTGGCGCAAGACGACCGAGCCGGTCATCGAGGCCTGGATCAAGTCGACCAAGGACAAGGGTCTCGACGGCGAGAAGCTGCTCGCCAGCGCGCGGGCCGCGCTCGCCAAGCACGAAAAGGCGGCGTGA
- a CDS encoding heme-binding protein produces MLTLAQAQTIMATALAHAQSAGFKPLTIAILDARGAQKLFAAQDGTSLKRGEIAIGKAHGAVAMGIGSRALHKMALDRPYFVEAATHAVGGSLVPVPGGVLIRDAAGALLGAIGVSGDTSDNDEAAALAGIAAAGLVGDTGA; encoded by the coding sequence ATGCTGACCCTCGCCCAGGCCCAGACGATCATGGCCACCGCCCTCGCCCATGCCCAGAGCGCCGGCTTCAAGCCCTTGACCATCGCCATCCTCGACGCGCGCGGCGCGCAGAAGCTCTTCGCGGCGCAGGACGGCACCAGCCTGAAGCGCGGCGAGATCGCGATCGGCAAGGCGCATGGCGCGGTCGCCATGGGCATCGGCTCGCGCGCCCTGCACAAGATGGCGCTGGACCGGCCCTATTTCGTCGAGGCGGCGACCCATGCCGTCGGCGGCTCGCTCGTGCCGGTGCCCGGCGGCGTGCTGATTCGCGATGCGGCCGGTGCGCTGCTCGGCGCGATCGGCGTCTCCGGCGATACCTCCGACAATGACGAGGCTGCGGCCTTGGCTGGCATCGCCGCCGCCGGCCTGGTGGGCGATACCGGCGCCTGA